The Tripterygium wilfordii isolate XIE 37 chromosome 21, ASM1340144v1, whole genome shotgun sequence genome segment GTGACACAGACTCACTATTTTAGATAACGCCTTGCCTCTGGCTCCTATATTTTATGCATTCAAATAAAATGCATAAAATTAATAagataaattgaataaataaaaattggataaaaccATCCATTGGTGGTTAAACCATCCGGCGGAGGTGGCAGCagtttgatattggaagcataaataatttaaagattGAGACGGTAGAACCAGCCAAGCAATTGAtaagaattaaataaaaatttgataaaagaTATCAAATGATATCTGTATTGATTGATAAACAGATATCTGTATGGATATCTGTATGTTAAGGTGCAGAAATTAACTTACAGACGTTTTGGGATATCTATGATATCTGTCTGTAAGGATCTATTTAAAGCATATCACTTatgcaaacatatatgtatgcaagcatatatgaagCTTATTGAAAACTAACCTACTGCGGAGGAACTCCGAGAGACTATCAACTTGAGAGTTTTTGTTTTTCGGTTTGAACCCCCCCTAAAACTAAGATGTCTTCTCCTTATATAGATGGAGAGAGCATCACATctttaattgaaaaataaaagctTTTGGATTTTCATGGCCTACTTTAACTTTTGCGCCGAATCCCTGTAGCTTTCACTTTTGTCACTGTTGCTTTTGCTTTGTCCTGTAGTGCTGCCGAGATCCTGTAGTTTTGACTACTGGAGTGTCTTTAATGATTTTGTCGTCCTTTGTTTTTGACAGGAACATGCAGACTCTGCAGGTGCTTTGTGCCAGCATGCTTTGAGACTGGTCTTTGAGATTTTTACCCAGtgggatttttggatttttgagcAAAATCTCCAGCTTTTAAcggatttgataatttctttaccaccgaccgtttgaggtggaatagccaaatcATTGACCTAGATTTGATTAGGTACCACATgggatttttggactttttagtAAAGTCTCCAACTATCAACGAATTTGATTGTTTCTTTACCACCGACCGTTTACAGTGGAATAGCCAAACCATAACTGGGTTTGAACAGTTGCAATCCTCTAGGAGATCATCTGATTCAAAACTTTGAGAAGATTTTTTGGATGATCTAACAGAGGATTAGCTGGTTTTTTAATTCAAAAagagttttttcaaaaaaaatttgtcatatAATACTAATTTGTAGGGAATTTTTGAAACAACCTTTTGTGGATTTTTGCAATGGTATTCCCGACCTATGAGAATAACCTTTGAAATGTTAATAATGTGAAATTCTTTTAGATCCTGATGATCTGTTGATGGCACAAAAGCCTTCTTTTGTCAGAGTAACCATTCATTGTCCCTGCATGTTTCTGCATAAGTGGTTAGAGCATTAAGACTATAACGATGTATAGCATGCTGCTTTAATAATCTGATATTTGAAATAACAGGTTGGttaataaatgaaaaatgaattaaatGACTCATCAGCTTTGTATGGATGCCATCATAGTCAACTTGAAAAGGTTTAATAAGATCAAGGAATGGTGTTCCAAGAATAAcattttttgtaatatttttgatACCAAGGAAATCTGTGATAAAACCGATTCCAGAATTTTGAATAGAGACATCTgataatttaaatttgatttttaaatcATCGTCATTGGCAGATTTCATTCCTTCGATAGTGGTTTCCCAGTATTTATGAGGAACTAAACCTGCATGAACACAATTTAATTCTGCATGACGGTTGTCACATGGTTTGAGATCCTTGATGGTATTCTCGGTGGCTAAAACCCGATTGGGTTGTCACACCTGTGATTCGACGATTCTTTCTTACCAGATAAATCCCAATTTGGGTACTGGTGTAGCCAGAAGATTGATCTGCACACTCACAATGCTCTTGATCTTTGGCACATGTGTGACATACGAAACAATAAATTCCCTATACTAGTCGTGTCTCACTTGTCCAAACTTTGGTTCTCTCAGCCCCTTTCATGCAATTCCACCAATCTGTCCAATATCAATTCCTGGTCTGTCCCTCGTATCCACATCGAAAGATAAGCAACATATCAATCTATGCTCAATCATAACTCACAATCACAAATCACCAAGTAAAACGATCACTCACCCTATATTGTCACCTCTGGCGATGTCCTCCGGTGGCTAGAGTTTACGTTGGTATATTATTCCTTTGACGTTTGTAGTATTTGATATTTAGGGTTTTGTACCAAGACTAAAAGGCAAGAGAGGTATTTATATACCCATATACTATGTTTAcctatattaattaattaataaatttaattattattattttattcatatacatatatgtgtgtgtatatatatatatatatatatatatatatatatatatatatatatatattttaggaTTTCTAAATTTGCCCCTTAAGTTTCCTTAGTTCATTCTTTCcgtcctcaattttttttcatttgagttcATTTACCCCCTATAAAAATATGGGGTTTTACACatactctccatctccaccattgtcatGTTTGCCTCTATCTccgccaccgccaccaccacAATCGACCACcgtcgctcctccaccaccatcgcatctccacaatcatcttcttcatttttttattatccttcttcttatttttattagttttcgtCTTTATCTTGTCAGATCGAAGATGCAATATGAGATCTGAAATCGTAATATGAGTTCAGATCTGAGATCATACAAATCTAAGATTGTATGTTGCTGTTTCAATATTATTACAGATCTGAGATCgtatgttattgtttgaaacagtaacattatgcGAGCAAAACGTACTAGCTTCGGGTCTCCCTTTCCAGTGGCCATTTTGGACAAAAtatggctgggcattgtgtatctcagtgaggggagtctaacggcgatggtgatgtagcgaaccgttgtccaaatagtctgaatttgaaactttttttgtcatgttactgttgcaaaaattaatattagactaatattgacctacattatcatgttaatgtattgaCGTTGTAATGCAGAACCATGTACTATAGATTGACtatttttttaaggtcatttgctTCAGTAAGAAATAtgagttttatttattataaaacagtaacatgaataTGTCtgaatgagagagaaaaataagaaagagagacggaggagaaagaaagaaaataaagagaacAAAGAGGTTGGGGTATAAAGGTAAATGATCATGAGTTTTTTTAtatcatgtgtttttttgttagACCTAAATGTCTAAAAATACACTAATGAGTATTGGTTTGACATTGTCCCTCCCTTCAATGATTGTTTTGAGCCCatatatgagacaaatagaCTGAAGAAATAGGCCCAATATGATCAAGCCCAAACCAGATCAAGAGGTCTCACAACTGAGCCCTAGAAGCTAGAATTCCACGAACTCCATCACAAGCTTCACGAAGGCGGAGGAACTCAATCTGGTTTATCGTGAATCAATACAGATCATTTTGTTGATCTAAAATTTATGATCGTATGATCTAAATCACGATTTTGGCAACCATGCTAATAAACAAGCGTTGCTTGTgagctctctttctttttacttTTCGGCTTGGGTGGAAGTGCAGGGGACACGGTGTGTCCGTCTCCATGTGAAAGTCGATTATTACAATAATGAAGAATCATTTATTTCTCCTAGACATTATCGCTTCATTAATTTGGCATTATTAGGCCATACAGTGACACAAGTCCTTGTGAAATTACCTTCATGGATAATTATAgttataaatttatattaaaaaaaattagtccaAATAAGGGGAAACATCTTTTCCTTCATAAAGGTTTGGAGTGCAggtaatattattattaaaggTATAGGTATATGGTGGGGAAACATATTTTATTAGCCCTAAAACTGTAGCACACCATAAATCAGGGTAAAATCGGAACCATACAAAATCTCAAGTTTAGTaaatatcataataataataataatagtaataataaaatCTCAAGTTTATCGGAATTCGGAACCATATAAAATCTCAAGTTTAGTAAATATCCTATAAAATCTCAAGTTTATCTGGGAACTTCCTGCCCTTTACTCTGTTTAGCGGTCACAGTGTCTTCCCGTCTTGTGAAGAGTTTCCTTCACTCTGTCAAATCACACCCAAGGCACAACGAGGTGTCCATATGTCAAAGGCAGAGATGTCAGACGCAGCAGCATCACCTCTCTTTTGCCTAAATCTGATACTACTTCTTTTAGTATCACTTCAGGTCTCCGAATCCGCCATTGGGGTGAACTGGGGCACAGTATCTTTACACAAGATGAAGCCTTCTACGGTGGTGGATCTcctgaaagaaaacaaaatacagAAGGTGAAGCTGTTTGATACAGACCCAGATGTGCTCGCATCTCTCATGGGGAGCGGGATTCAGGTCATGGCTGGAGTACCCAATGAGATGCTGGCTGCCTTAGCCTCTTCCACCCTTGCTTCTGATTTGTTTATTCGCCAGAATATCTCCAGATACGTCGTTAAGGGTGGTACTGATATCAGGTCGGTCTCTATGACTAGACCCCTTTCTTGTTATCCttatttttgataaaatatgtttatttttttttatttttttttactagtaTTTTTGCTGTAAAAGATAACATTTTGGATATCGGAGTTGCACTTATTTGTGATTCTGGTGAACGAGTACGACTAGTCAAGAAGAACCAGGTCGCAAAGGATGTATCTGTGGCTCAGTTGTTTGGAGCCTCTTCTCTTGTTTCTGATTCAGTGAGAGGGGTAATGCTCCAAATGTTGAGATCTTTCATCTGTGGAAATATCATTTGTGATGGATTGTTCATAAGTTCTACAGAACTCATTTGTTGCTTACTTCTCATAGACTTATTGTTGATGATTCATGACTACCAAGTATAGTGCTATGAGAAGCTCATCCTTGTGAAGTTCTGGAGTTCCTTTACTAATTTTTGTGTACTTATAAAGCTTTTTGACTCCATTAGTGGCATATATGCGCtgcagggaaaaaaagaaggttgTCAGATTGGTTGATCCTTGGCTAGTTGATAGAATTTCCTTTCTGAATTTGTTCAGTCATGTCACTAGTTGCAAACTCATGTTTGTGATTAGCATCTTTAATTTTCTGAGTTGCTATGCAGCAAGCTTTGCCCTACTTCCTCACTAAGTAGATTGAATTGTCTTGAAAGCTGGGGGTTGCTGTGCTGGACTTCCTTTGCTACCTACCCTCTTCATGGCAAGCTGCTTGCATAGCTCCTCATCCTAGAATGCATACAACATCGTCCACTTGATGGTATATGACATTTTACCCAATCTCAATAAGCTATTTCATTACGGAGATGTTCAGCAGTGAGTCAAAATGAGATAGTTTTAGTAATAGTCACCGTGGGATGCCGGGTAGGTTTTGAGAGCCTCAATGCAGACAACCCATCTGAAAAAGTACAGAAGTTGGAACAATCTTATTGCTTgaactttgtttgaaaatgcatgagACTTTTAATAAAGATTCTTTCTTTCTAGAATATTAGGAGTTGGTGGATTTGTTGAAGCTCTTCAGTTGTAACTCTTAAGCTTATGATGACAGGTACATTGCAGCAGGAAATGAGCCATTCCTTTCAAGTTATGCTGGTCAATTTCAGAATTATGTTGTGCCTGCCCTGCTTAACTTACAGCAGTCCTTGGCCAAAGCAAATCTTGCCGGCTATGTTAAGTTGGTGGTTCCATGCAATGCGGATGCCTACGAGTCCAATATTCCTTCTCAAGGGGCATTTAGACCTGAACTTTTGCAAATTATTACCCAGCTTGTTTCATTTCTCAACTCAAATGGTTCCCCTTTTATAGTCAATATCTACCCATTTCTCAGCCTCTATGGGAACTCAGATTTTCCTCAAGATTATGCCTTCTTTGAGGGTACCACCCATGCTGTAACGGATGGGCCCAACGTTTACTACAATGCCTTTGATGGAAATTTGGACACCTTAGTTGCAGCTCTAAATAGAATTGGGTATGGTCAGATGCCCATAGTCATTGGAGAAGTGGGTTGGCCCACAGATGGAGCCGTCGGTGCAAATCTCACTGCTGCTAGGGTTTTCAACCAAGGCCTCATAAATCATGTTTTAGGTAACAAGGGAACTCCTCTGCGGCCTGGTGTCCCTCCTATGGATATCTATCTCTTCAGTTTACTTGATGAAGGGGCCAAGAGTGTACTTCCTGGAAACTTTGAGAGACACTGGGGGATTTTCTCCTTTGATGGCCAGGCTAAGTATGCTTTGAACCTTGGTTCGGGTAACAAATTACTAAAGAATGCAAACAATGTTGGATACCTTCCTTCTAGGTGGTGTGTAGCAGACCCAGCTAAAGATCTGTCCGGGGTGGCAAACCACATGAAAATTGCCTGTAGTGTTGCAGATTGCACGACACTCAACTATGGGGGTTCATGTAATGAAATTGGAGCAAAAGGAAATATCTCATATGCATTCAACAGTTTTTATCAGCTGCAAATGCAGAATGCGCAAAGCTGTGATTTTGATGGGCTTGGTATAGTCACCTTCCAGGACCCTTCAGTTGGTGAGTGTAGGTTTCTTGTTGGCGTCACTGGTACCAGTTCCTCTGATTTTGTAGCATATCAGAGATGGATCACCATTTTGATTTCATCTGGGGTCTGGTTGTTTGCAATGTGAAGAGGTTTCTTAGTGCATGATTTCGTAGTCCCCGTGCTCCCAAAACTATTAGACATACTTGAAAATATACTATAGGATTTAGAAATTCTGAGAAATGATTCCAGGTTAATTGATTGTATTATGTTATGTAAGAAGAGTAATCTGTTACCTTAAATGAATTATTCAATGGTAAAATGTAGGCTCGGAtacacttcttctttttttgtattcGTCCTTCCGAAGTTAGTGAGGGATTATTGGTATTTTGACAGGTATTTTGACATTGCAATATGAAAGGTTGAACTTGTTGATGTTATTTCGTAATCCTACGGTTCTATATTCCTATGGATGCATTTCCTTGCATTAAGGCACATATTCAAGGAAAGAACTTCATTGACGATTACAGGTGAAAACTCAAATCTTATTTCGTTGCACGGTTACCGCCAATTTCCCTTCTGGACAAGAAGGCGGCAGCAACCTCATCTAACATTTTGTCAGTCATATCGTAAAAAATTATAGAACAATCCCTAAACCACAAACAAGACACTGAATCTATTTTTCGTGTTTTATGCGGAACACTCTTCAAtgccaagaagaaaaaaaaaaacatgagacAGAGCCAGCCATTTGTATATTCATCAAAttctgcaataaaaaaaaaatcatatgaaaagtaccaaaagaaaaaacacaaaattcacAGCATTCACACAACTTAACTCCTAGAAAAAAACAACCGCAATCAATAATTGCTTGCAATACCCACAAACAAAAATCCATCCAACACCACCATAGAGAAAGCTTCTGATAAcataaaataaaactcaagcATTGAGAATTCGTGTGCTCACACACTAGTCGTTAATCAACAATTATAAAAAGTATGCGGAATAATGAACAAATACCAAGCACTACAATTTTTATGAGAAAACTCAATAGGGAGAAAACCCCGAGTCTATGTAGGGACTTGTTGGATCAAAGGTCCCACATTTTAGTTTTGATGATTATACCATTTCATGCTATTTGATTTAATGCATTATATGATGAATTTGAGTGTTGCATGAAATCGGTTTCATTACAGTGATCTAAAACTAGTTAATAACTCAGTGGTTGTTTTTGTATCAAATGAACTTCGATTAAGCTGAAATTTGACAGAGACCTAAATCACATCACGATGAACATTTTCCGTGAGGGAATGATTGATAAATTTTAACGTTTGCTTGCTCAAAACCCTTTCCCAAAATTGCTGTCCTGATTTGTTTCACTATGTTGTTAAATGAGGTGAAATTTTGTAAGCATAATCGTGTATATCTTATATAATGTTCTatgaaaaaatattaatatttcaaaTGCATTTTGTATGAGACTAACATATGTTCAAgtatgaagctcaaatgagttTACAAGCAAACTTTGAGATGTGGAGCACCAATTTATTTTTCAGGTTAAGTCTAAATATTCCAATGAATATGTGAGCTATCTGGTGATCCAAGATTGGTCTTGGAAGACCTAGGGCTTCCTAAAAATTCTTAAGTACCCTTGATAATCCACTAGAAGTTTATTGAAGCAAATTTTGAAAGTGCCAAGCTGGCAAGTGAGGTTGCCGTGTATGCAATATTTGTCTCAATGATATGGCATGGTTGAATTGTTAAATTTGTGTACTAAGGTTGTTGTTTGATGACACTGTAATACCCgtctcaaaattaaaaaaataaatacaatatagaataataaaaataaaataaataagttggatttaattataaaaagaataaattatggggtaaaaaaaattattgtgagGGTTTAAAGAATATTAGAGTTAAAGTTAGGGTGAAATGAGTAAAAgaataaatataatgatttagatgtatatatttatatataaataaataagttaAAGTATTTTAGTGGGTGAAGGTCGCAGACCTTCACCCgtgaatattttaaaaaagggGGAAGCCACCCTTTGCAGCCCACCACCTCCGGCCAGCCATTTCCAGCGGCAGTCTGGCCACTTTTCCGGCCAGTAAGAGGAATTTTCCGGCCAGTAAGAGGACCCAAGCTTGAGACCTACACCCACACTTCATTTGAGAAGGATTTGAGGTAAATTTTTTGGTTCTAGGGTTaggagttaaatgggttttggggttttgattctttgagaatttcttttgttcaataactcaatattagattttaatcttcttatattattaggtacaagtgtggttcttgaatcAATTCAAGAGAAAGATTGAAATTCTTGAGTTAGTGGAACTAACAAAGTTCAAGGTAAGTGTTAGtgactcaaattgctttaattaaggttggggtaagatgaaaataatattgtgatatgaatttaattgtttaaccttagagaattaaggtaggaaatgaatttaGTGAAATTGGGGATATTGCGTagtatggaatgtgagacttgaaaggattggtgaatatggaaaattAATGGAGCTTACCTTAATGAATAGGTTAGCGAATTGGTGTGAAATATACGTTGCTTCTTGGTGAGGATTGCGTGTTTACTTCGAGGTAGAGATTTCttactatttttatttcaaaacacttTCACGCCACtaaattgcttgaatggtaagtttggtttccgtctcgatctttcccgaggggaaacaagcccttgcatgcttaccattgttcctttgcattattgtcaatttattggtgatttaatttgatggatatataaccttggaatgcttggtcataaatcgggcattatgtaaatcttcatgcatcacgacgaatgaatgtttttatatatgtgtattgcacgaatgacatgaattttaagaatttacattagatgcatggtgggtttcgagggtggtcccgggctcacattaggtgttggatgttaattGGGCGCGTgtgtggatgatggataggagccttgtgatggtcctagtccataggattcctgtagcggtatttattactgcacgctggctagttatttgatgctaggccaggcgtggcaggctgagatatcaccgtggggccagcggtgagtggttgcgaccacatgcgTGCCAACTTTCTCTCTAAcggtttgagattgatgaataTGCGATTGTGttattgattggatgctagagagagaggtagtgtggtggattctcgtcggcttatcgtcGCAGGGCGGAAATATGATTCGCCGGCtttggtgtcattggtggaggatatggaggttcagttgggttgatcgggtgcattagtttgcattgcattttgttgcattcATTGAACgatgtttcttctccaaccttattattctttacttgtcttctagtatttatccctactgagccctctgctcaccctatctactttcctCCCCACAGGTGAGCCAGGATCTAGTGGacaggctgcggatcagcaggaggacgcgtgacggaggtggcctgaACTTTTGTGGTTGTGTGACACGTGTGTGTGGATTTTTACATATGTATGGTGTGACGTTGGTACGTTTTAGTAGTTTAAGTACATGGATATAGTATGGTTATGGTtggattgatgtatggtgttgttttTGTTGGCCGGGAGTGGTGGGCGTGACTattgtgtgtttgatgatgataagggggtatgtgtttgatggtggacctaTGGGTCAgttgatgttgatgatattagaagtgtttttttttcttgtatgtgatctgattacaggtgggtttcctcaatttacGGGGAGATGCTaccgaaatttttggtaaagtttatattGGGTTGGGACGTAACACGTGTGATGCACGTGATTGTGTTTGGTGTCagagtttttgtgtatttgtcgtTTTCTTCACGCTCCGCGGATCGAGGCATGACAGACATAGTGAAGAAGGAGAGTTTATTGGAAATAATTATCCATCAAGGAACTCAACGTCTGGACTTCAACGAGGAAGTCTCCTTATTATATGCATAGCCGTGAAAAACAAGAGAATAGCTTATTATGATTTGAAGGAGCCGGTTCACTGGAAAGATATGTCCATACTTATTCAACTGAGACTTTGGAGCTGATTCTTTTGCAAATATGGAAGGGCTAATATTTTAAGAATTATAGCTTGTTTCCATAAGCATCAAAGGGTGATTTCTTCAGAGAGAAAAATCAAGTCATTTCCATATTTATATTGATTATTTCTTATTTGATCAAAAGAACTAATTTCAGAATTAAAGTGAAGAATCTGGTTTCCTTTTTGAGAAGATTTGAAGCTGGAGTCTAGGTCATTAAGAGAAAAATCTCATAGTGTTGAATCTACACATTGATGAAAATAATATCTATCAGAGGGTTGTTTCCATACAAATCAAGAGGAGCTGACTTTATGTTACAAAGAAGACCCTAGGCGCCATCTAGTTATTATTCAAAATAAAGTGGAGcttatttgtttccttttaCATGGAGATCCTATAAATCAAGAGTGCTGAATTTCTGGAGAAACATAA includes the following:
- the LOC119989879 gene encoding glucan endo-1,3-beta-glucosidase 5 — translated: MSKAEMSDAAASPLFCLNLILLLLVSLQVSESAIGVNWGTVSLHKMKPSTVVDLLKENKIQKVKLFDTDPDVLASLMGSGIQVMAGVPNEMLAALASSTLASDLFIRQNISRYVVKGGTDIRYIAAGNEPFLSSYAGQFQNYVVPALLNLQQSLAKANLAGYVKLVVPCNADAYESNIPSQGAFRPELLQIITQLVSFLNSNGSPFIVNIYPFLSLYGNSDFPQDYAFFEGTTHAVTDGPNVYYNAFDGNLDTLVAALNRIGYGQMPIVIGEVGWPTDGAVGANLTAARVFNQGLINHVLGNKGTPLRPGVPPMDIYLFSLLDEGAKSVLPGNFERHWGIFSFDGQAKYALNLGSGNKLLKNANNVGYLPSRWCVADPAKDLSGVANHMKIACSVADCTTLNYGGSCNEIGAKGNISYAFNSFYQLQMQNAQSCDFDGLGIVTFQDPSVGECRFLVGVTGTSSSDFVAYQRWITILISSGVWLFAM